ttttaaatatttttgtctgtttaaaatatattttcactttTACAATCTCAATATCTCATACAAAAAAACCCTGTCCACTCATGCTCTTTTACGAGTAATTactgaattaatatattttttagtgaGTTcagcttttaatttttttacagcTTCATATTCCTTTTTCTCGAGAACTATGGAGTAAGGAAATTAGAAGCACTTTTTGCTTTCCTTATTGCAACCATGGCAGTCTCATTTGCGTGGATGTTTGGGGAAACTAAACCTGATGGCTCGGAACTTGCTCTGGGTAATTTACTTTATTGTTAggttttatgttttattagtttttagcGCTTCTTAATTTCTATTTACGGACGTGGCAGCTCCTCTGATCCTAAAGCTTTTCAATGTTGGCTTTTGTAGGTGTCATTGTTCCAAAACTTAGCTCAAGAACCATACAACAGGCTGTGGGAGTAGTTGGTTGCATTATTATGCCTCACAATGTGTTTTTGCATTCTGCTCTTGTACAGTCCAGAGAAGTTGATCACCGCAAAATAGGACGAGTCCAAGAAGCTCTCAATTATTTCTCAATAGAGTCCGCTGTTGCACTGACCATCTCCTTCATGATCAATTTATTTGTCACAACTGTGTTTGCGAAGGCATTTTATGGTACCGATATAGCCAACAGTATTGGCCTGGGGAACGCAGGTCAATATCTTCAAGAAAAATATGGCGGTGGACTGTTACCAATTCTGTACATTTGGGCTATTGGATTGTTAGCAGCAGGCCAGAGTAGCACGATCACTGGCACTTATGCTGGGCAGTTTATCATGGGAGGTTTCCTGAACTTGCGCATGAAAAAATGGATAAGGGCATTGATTACGAGGAGTTTTGCTATCATCCCAACATTGATTGTAGCACTAATTTTCGATACATCGGAGGATGCTCTAGATGTTCTTAATGAATGGCTTAATGTGCTTCAGTCAATACAGATCCCTTTTGCACTTATTCCCCTCCTTTGCTTGGTGTCCAAAGAAGACCTAATGGGTGTTTTCAAGATTGGCCCGATTCTCAAGGTAAGTTATTGATCCCTATATTAAAGTTCATGTCAGCTATGGAGGCAAATTACTCTTTTTGATGAGACTTTTCTAGTGACACCTGAAGAATGGTATAGTTCATCAACTGGATTTAAACATAAATCTTATCCTTGGAGAGTCCCTTAAGATAATATGTTTACCTGTCACCAGTATCCTGCCCCAACAACTTTCTAGCAATGCCACATTATTATAAGTATGATTTATTAGAAAGATTGATCAATATATATCTTTAGAATTGATGGTGCAAAAGTGATAAAATTCATGTACAAGCCTTTGCAGCTAACTCGTAATTGAGTACTCCATAGCTTACTGTCTTGGTCCCAAAAAAATTAGTTACTACTGGTTGCGATTGATTAGACAGTTAGGACACATCCTTGGAGGTGGGGTGGGGGATCAGGCGCATCTTTAAACACATGACAACTAATAAATGAACCCTGCATAGCCAAATTTATTCAACACTCTTCTAGTGACTACACTTTCCGTGGAGaatcattttctttttatgtttgtttagcCAAAGTGTGGATGCAATTTATTGATTTAGTCATTCTTTGGTCAATCTGGTGAATATCAAGATTTTATTTGTCTAAATGACTGAATCACATACCGGGTGGTTTAATGTAAATGATAAACCGTCTGGCTCAATTCATTAAACGCACCATTCATCAGGGCCTATATGGATCTAACCGTTTTAGCTAGTCCAGAAGGTGTGGTCTTTTTAAGCCATTATGTTTTTCAACGGTGGATAGTCCCTGCCTTATTTTCGTTACATATACATTTGATTTGTTATTCGTGGTGGCTTGTTTCTCATTGAGCAGGCATactacttatattttttttaagcaaGCGCAATTCATTAATCTCATGTACATGCCTTGAAATTTTGTGCAGACGGTGTCGTGGCTTGTGGCTGCCCTGGTAATAGTGATCAACGGGTATCTGTTAGTGGATTTTTTCTCATCTGAAGTTAAAGGGCTGGCACTTACTTCTACCATAGCTGTTGCAACTACTGGATATGTAGTGTTTATTGTCTACCTCGTGTCTCGAGGATTTACATTTTCCATGAGTGGCTTGTACAAAGCAAGAGAATAGTCATAAAATAGGTATTTACTTGCTCGTTTCTCTGTAGACTAAATCAAAGATCAATGCTCTGGAAGCCTGCTTTGCCAGACTCTGAGCTTCCTAGGTGCTCAAAGACTTCTATATTACGAACTGTACTCTTGTAACTTCTTGTCACTGTTTTGATGGATCATCTGTGTAGAAGCAGTAATTTCTCAGTGCTGCTTCATAATCCCAGCCCATATCTATGAGCAATGTGATTACAAGGCATTGTAACTGTAACATTTTCGTTTAAATTATAGTCTGGCCTCGAGTTGATTATGAGCCAACGAGCGAAACATTTGTAGACAGTTTACAGTGTACCAACATTAACTATTGTtatagagctcagttttatcgTTTTCTCGATTATTGAAGTTGTATCCAAGAGGACCATGTTTCCTCTCGAACTTGCTTGTTAGCTTCTTTCTTAGGAAGCACCAACTCGGATACGGGACACGGGGATTCTCCAATTCTCAAAGAGTCTTGGATACGGGACacggcaaaaaaaaaatcataaaaaaatataatatttatatatgttaaatattgGATTATATTCATAACAATAGAGTTTTTTTCATGATGAGACATATATCTATTCTGCATTTTCATTCGAATGAtcatcttgtatatatatattctgtatatatatatatataagaaaataggAGATGTAGTGATATAtattctgtatatatatataagaaagtaGGAGATGTAGTGATATGTATATAAACGTATGTCTGATTGTGTATATATGCGGATAGAAGATGAAAAGAGCTGACTGCTGAGCAATATTATAAAAGAGATGGGTTAGGTTAAATAAGATATGGACTGGACtgacttaaaaaaaacatatgggTTAAGGTTTTTTTTAAAGGGCCGTGTCGGCCACGTGTCATGTGCTGACACGGCGAGTCGGACACGTACTCAGCCGAGTCGGTGCCGAGTCGCCGTGTCGGCCGTGTCGGACACGGACACGGTGGTTTTTTTTGAAGTATCGGTGCTTCCTAGCTGAGTTCTTTCACATTGGCATGAACTTAAAACGGTCTTTTTGAAGTATCGGTGCTTCCTAGCTGAGTTCATGAACTTAAAGCTGGAGTGTTTTCTCAACAGCGCATGAACTGTGGCAGAGTTTCATCTAGTTTAACCAGTCAACACTTCACAATATTCGAATGATCTATTCTTAGTTTAGTCGTCCATCTTTGACTGTACAAGCGTTTACTTCATTTTGAATAGGATTTACAAATATCACATTTCAATAATTCGTAACATCAAACACAATTACTCTACTAATTACTATAATATCTCCccgatttatttttaaattcttgattaatcttaaaaatattatatcgaTTTATcagttatattttaatttggctAAAATCttagatttattaaaaaaatccataAATTTATGATGAATTCTGAATTCATTAATTGGTTTGctctgtttttcaatttttcctATTAGTTGTGTTgactttaattttaatatttttttttggtggCATGTCACGAACATTtacctagttttttttttttttttgacaaaaaacaaTTCCAAAGAAACTGCGAAAATGCTTATTTCTGAAGTTTACGATACGTAGAAATAATATTCAACACTCAATACAAAACTGAAATCTAAAAATACAAGAAAAGTGAATACTGTAAAATCTGAGAGCACAACAGCTTAACTGCAACCAACAGCACCAACAAACAAACAACCCACTGGGAAACTCTGTTCTCTAATCGCTGACTTGATTCACACCTCGATCTTCTCAATCTCCGATCAGATCGCCGGCGAGGCCAATGGATTGGCCACGCAGCTTCGCCGCCACTCTCGCCGTCCTCATCTCCGTCGCGATCTTCCCGCCGCCTGATCTCGCTCTCTCCACCACCAAATTCATCCTCCGCAACAACACCACCAATCGGCACACTATGTTTAttcctctctctctatctccccccaactcttctctctcctcctcCGCATCCACCGCCGTCAAGTCACGCCGGCATCTCCAGAAATCGGAGTCTCCGCACCCGAATGCTCGAATGCCTCTCCACGACGATCTCCTCCGCAACGGGTAAATTTCTCATTGTACAATTCACAGTTGTTAATTAGCAATTTGAAATTGAATAATTGATTTAATTGAAATTGATGACTTGTTAGGTATTACACTACTCGGCTTTTGATTGGGAGTCCGCCGCAGAAATTCGCGCTTATAGTCGATACTGGTAGTACGGTTACTTATGTGCCTTGCTCTACTTGTGAACAGTGTGGCAAACATCAGGTTGATTTTGCTTCTCCTTTTTTCGTGGTTTTTGACTAAATTTGATCAGTTCAGCTGCTTTTATCGAGTTTGTTTAAATAGATTGATGATTGTCTAGAGCTAATTTAGATATAATTTACTAATTGGatatttgtgaaatttgtttccTTTTGTACTTTTTCATGAAACCTTATGCATAACGTGGTTCAGCAATGTTACTGTTTCCcgcttgttttgtttttcatctGACTAAAGTATTAGCCATTTATGCTCTTTCCGAGACCAAAATCCTAAGCAAAGATATGGATCATACCTTGGCCCAAGCAGAAAGACATCTGATGTAGAAGTTGTGTCGGTAAAAGGGTTTGACTTGTAGGCGTTTAAGATTTAGTTGCTATCCCTTGACTTGAATTCTGGTTGAAACGAAATCtgtgttattttaaatttttggcaAACTGAGAATTCTATTGTTGGCAGGATCCAACATTCCAACCAGACTTGTCAAGTACCTACAAACCTGTAAAATGTAATATTGACTGTCAGTGTGATACTGACAAAG
This genomic window from Daucus carota subsp. sativus chromosome 7, DH1 v3.0, whole genome shotgun sequence contains:
- the LOC108195946 gene encoding metal transporter Nramp3, producing the protein MALPEEHQALLETSDEVQQETAYEPTEKVHIVVGVGEEVDDYTTPPFSWRKLWLFTGPGFLMSIAFLDPGNLEGDLQAGAIAGYSLLWLLLWATVMGLLVQLLSARLGVATGRHLAELCREEYPTWAGMLLWVMAEVALIGSDIQEVIGSAIAIKILSNGVLPLWAGVVITASDCFIFLFLENYGVRKLEALFAFLIATMAVSFAWMFGETKPDGSELALGVIVPKLSSRTIQQAVGVVGCIIMPHNVFLHSALVQSREVDHRKIGRVQEALNYFSIESAVALTISFMINLFVTTVFAKAFYGTDIANSIGLGNAGQYLQEKYGGGLLPILYIWAIGLLAAGQSSTITGTYAGQFIMGGFLNLRMKKWIRALITRSFAIIPTLIVALIFDTSEDALDVLNEWLNVLQSIQIPFALIPLLCLVSKEDLMGVFKIGPILKTVSWLVAALVIVINGYLLVDFFSSEVKGLALTSTIAVATTGYVVFIVYLVSRGFTFSMSGLYKARE